A section of the Solitalea canadensis DSM 3403 genome encodes:
- a CDS encoding Maf family protein, which produces MKIILASKSPRRQELLTAMGFNFDVVLKDVDESYPDTLLPEEVAVYISDKKAKAFDASITDEIVITSDTIVCINDEILGKPVDREDAVRMINLLSGTQHQVITGVSVLHKHKIDSFYDVTIVHLEEMTNEEIDFYIDTYKPYDKAGAYGIQEWIGMNKISKIEGSYTNVMGLPTEKLYKHLLGIEL; this is translated from the coding sequence ATGAAAATAATACTTGCATCTAAATCACCTCGTCGCCAGGAATTGTTAACAGCCATGGGCTTTAATTTCGATGTGGTGTTAAAGGATGTAGATGAATCTTACCCTGATACACTTTTGCCCGAAGAAGTTGCAGTATATATTTCCGACAAAAAAGCTAAGGCTTTTGATGCAAGCATTACGGATGAAATAGTAATTACTTCCGATACCATTGTTTGCATTAACGATGAAATTTTAGGCAAGCCGGTTGACAGAGAAGACGCAGTAAGAATGATCAATTTACTGAGTGGAACTCAGCATCAGGTGATAACCGGAGTTTCTGTACTTCATAAGCATAAAATAGATTCGTTTTACGATGTTACGATCGTTCATTTGGAGGAGATGACCAATGAAGAAATAGATTTTTACATCGATACCTATAAACCATACGACAAAGCCGGAGCATACGGTATCCAGGAATGGATAGGAATGAATAAGATCTCCAAAATCGAAGGCTCCTACACAAACGTAATGGGATTACCGACAGAGAAATTATACAAACATTTATTGGGGATTGAGTTATAA
- the iscX gene encoding Fe-S cluster assembly protein IscX, producing the protein MIEEKYALPIKWNDYEDIAMGLYDKFGDDFSEPKIYRIRFTELMEWVLSLPNFKGTKEECNEGHLEQIQSAWVYEWRDNQ; encoded by the coding sequence ATGATAGAAGAAAAATATGCTTTACCCATTAAATGGAACGATTACGAAGATATCGCCATGGGATTGTATGATAAATTTGGAGACGATTTCAGTGAACCTAAGATCTACCGCATTCGTTTTACCGAATTGATGGAGTGGGTACTTTCATTACCTAATTTCAAAGGTACTAAAGAAGAGTGTAACGAAGGTCACCTGGAGCAAATTCAAAGTGCTTGGGTGTACGAGTGGAGAGATAATCAATAA
- a CDS encoding KdsC family phosphatase: MSFLPKLKDITTFIFDVDGVLTDGSVLVTEDGHHLRSFNIKDGYALQLAVKRGYNVAIISGGTSEGVRKRLEGLGIKDIFLGAGKKIEVFEKLLVEKGISKEQVLYVGDDIPDFIVMRQVGIAACPNDGVPEIQEVSTYISPLNGGKGVARDVIEKVMKVQGKWMDDQQGFIW; this comes from the coding sequence ATGAGTTTTCTGCCTAAACTGAAAGATATTACCACTTTCATTTTTGATGTTGACGGAGTGTTGACGGATGGATCAGTTTTAGTAACCGAAGATGGTCATCATTTACGTAGTTTCAATATTAAAGATGGATATGCGCTGCAATTAGCAGTTAAACGCGGCTATAATGTAGCAATCATTTCCGGAGGTACTTCTGAGGGAGTTCGTAAACGCCTGGAAGGCCTGGGTATAAAGGATATCTTTTTAGGAGCAGGAAAGAAGATCGAAGTTTTTGAAAAATTGCTTGTTGAAAAAGGCATTTCAAAAGAACAGGTCTTATATGTAGGTGATGATATCCCTGACTTTATTGTAATGCGCCAGGTAGGAATCGCTGCTTGTCCGAATGATGGAGTACCAGAAATACAGGAAGTATCAACTTATATTTCTCCATTAAACGGAGGTAAAGGTGTTGCCCGCGATGTGATCGAGAAGGTAATGAAAGTACAAGGGAAATGGATGGACGACCAACAAGGGTTTATCTGGTAA
- a CDS encoding Ppx/GppA phosphatase family protein, translating into MRLAVIDMGTNTFHLLIAELKNGLMEEVYKENLPVKLGEGGINKRIIVESAFERGINAVKHFEDKILEFGIETLKVIGTSALRNARNGQEFADKVKEITGYEVEIIDGDREAEYIYSGVKEAVNLHNHKSLIIDIGGGSVEFIICNDQQLFWKQSFEIGASRLIQKFHLSDPISESEIAELESYFEEKLHPLFEATSIYKIDQLVGSAGSFETFADMIAHRFYTPQLTENIISYKFNSEEFEQIYEQIIKSTHKERLHTPGLITMRVDMIVVAAILTHFVRQKLKVQRMHLSGYALKEGVIAEMAKEAKKLV; encoded by the coding sequence ATGAGACTTGCCGTAATTGACATGGGTACTAATACTTTTCATTTATTAATTGCTGAACTAAAAAACGGCTTAATGGAAGAAGTATATAAAGAAAATCTACCTGTAAAATTAGGTGAGGGAGGCATTAACAAGCGTATTATCGTAGAGTCTGCTTTTGAAAGAGGGATAAATGCGGTAAAACATTTTGAAGATAAAATACTTGAGTTTGGTATTGAAACACTAAAAGTTATTGGCACTTCTGCCTTAAGAAATGCCCGTAACGGACAAGAATTTGCGGATAAAGTAAAAGAAATTACCGGGTACGAAGTCGAAATTATTGATGGAGACCGGGAAGCAGAATATATTTATTCAGGTGTAAAAGAAGCAGTTAATCTTCACAATCATAAATCGTTAATTATTGATATTGGAGGAGGAAGTGTTGAATTTATTATCTGTAATGATCAGCAATTATTTTGGAAGCAGAGTTTCGAAATTGGTGCATCTCGTCTGATTCAGAAATTTCACTTGAGCGATCCTATTTCAGAAAGCGAAATAGCTGAATTGGAGAGTTATTTTGAAGAAAAACTACATCCTTTATTTGAAGCTACTTCCATTTACAAAATAGATCAATTGGTGGGTTCAGCTGGTTCATTTGAAACATTTGCCGATATGATTGCTCATCGGTTTTATACGCCTCAATTAACAGAAAACATCATCTCTTATAAGTTCAACTCAGAGGAATTTGAGCAGATCTACGAGCAGATAATCAAGTCTACGCATAAAGAACGACTGCATACCCCGGGATTAATTACCATGCGTGTAGATATGATCGTTGTGGCGGCTATCTTAACGCACTTTGTACGCCAAAAATTAAAGGTACAGCGAATGCACCTGTCGGGTTATGCATTAAAAGAAGGGGTTATTGCTGAAATGGCGAAGGAAGCGAAGAAACTTGTTTAG